The Xyrauchen texanus isolate HMW12.3.18 chromosome 28, RBS_HiC_50CHRs, whole genome shotgun sequence genome has a segment encoding these proteins:
- the faslg gene encoding tumor necrosis factor ligand superfamily member 6 — translation MSGNFGHPSPPVFMVDSGGCHPQQHQYYHEQVHGRTDPALVPCWTFPPARMELKRRGWGRMNFGMAWILTLILLVVFAALGLGAYQILRLQTELERLTQEIPTKIQSFSPQRQVGPKPTEMDKTKKKAAAHLIGCATQSMSSRTLKWEATHGEAFTDGIKYSNGGLQVSENGLYFVYSRVEFVARTCSPTDSRTHIVFVKRNGYERTFMGDHRDGFCLAGSKQPWMSGSHLSSLQNLKQSDWLFVNVSHPHLLSTNYHHNYFGLFKIH, via the exons ATGAGCGGTAACTTTGGCCACCCGTCTCCTCCAGTGTTCATGGTTGATTCTGGTGGATGTCATCCTCAACAGCATCAGTATTACCATGAGCAGGTGCATGGACGGACAGATCCAGCCCTGGTACCCTGCTGGACTTTTCCCCCTGCCCGAATGGAGTTGAAGAGAAGGGGCTGGGGGAGAATGAATTTTGGGATGGCTTGGATACTGACTTTGATACTCCTGGTGGTTTTTGCCGCCCTGGGACTGGGAGCCTACCAAATCCTGAGATTACAGACTGAACTGGAGAGGCTGACACAG GAAATACCAACAAAAATTCAGAGTTTCTCTCCACAAAGACAAGTTG GCCCAAAACCAACAGAGATGGACAAGACCAAAAAAAAGGCAGCTGCACACCTGATAG GCTGTGCAACGCAGAGCATGTCATCTAGAACTCTGAAATGGGAAGCGACACATGGCGAGGCCTTCACAGATGGCATCAAGTACAGCAACGGCGGCCTTCAAGTCAGTGAAAATGGCTTGTACTTTGTTTACTCTCGTGTGGAGTTTGTTGCACGCACTTGCAGTCCCACGGACTCTCGCACTCACATTGTCTTTGTTAAGAGAAATGGCTATGAGCGGACATTCATGGGAGATCATCGAGATGGCTTCTGTTTGGCAGGGAGCAAGCAGCCATGGATGTCTGGCAGTCATCTCAGCTCTCTTCAAAATCTCAAGCAGTCGGACTGGCTGTTTGTCAATGTGTCACACCCCCATTTGCTCAGCACCAACTATCATCATAATTATTTTGGCCTCTTCAAGATCCACTGA